From the Babylonia areolata isolate BAREFJ2019XMU chromosome 15, ASM4173473v1, whole genome shotgun sequence genome, one window contains:
- the LOC143290102 gene encoding uncharacterized protein LOC143290102, whose protein sequence is MSPCVWTTPEQAPVAGECGDYEFRCRNGRCIQLEWTCDTDNDCGDNSDELDCPSDCSGNHQFHCTNGPCIPSEFRCDGDDDCGDHSDEDNCDTAECGIAEVKCSNNICIEKAYMCDGDDDCGNGWDEVQANCNAI, encoded by the exons atgtcgccGTGTGTGTGGACCACCCCAGAGCAGGCCCCAGTGGCAGGGGAGTGCGGGGACTACGAGTTCCGGTGCCGCAACGGCCGCTGCATTCAGCTGGAGTGGACATGTGACACCGACAACGACTGCGGCGATAACAGTGACGAGCTGGACTGCC CGAGCGACTGCTCCGGGAACCACCAGTTTCACTGCACTAACGGCCCGTGCATACCCTCCGAGTTCCGATGCGACGGTGACGACGACTGCGGTGACCACAGCGACGAAGATAACTGTG ACACGGCCGAATGCGGCATTGCGGAGGTGAAATGCAGCAACAACATCTGCATCGAGAAGGCTTACATGTGTGACGGGGATGACGACTGCGGTAACGGGTGGGACGAGGTGCAGGCCAACTGTAATGCCATCTGA